A DNA window from Myxocyprinus asiaticus isolate MX2 ecotype Aquarium Trade chromosome 15, UBuf_Myxa_2, whole genome shotgun sequence contains the following coding sequences:
- the LOC127452449 gene encoding protein LRATD2-like, translating to MGNQVEKLTHLNYNELPTADPNGFDPEDEAPRIGVSYIFSTDDDEQEENIDKTEKDPNIDDNHYDCRNELECAVYYRDECVYERSIRLIEMGTLSCENLPHKCKPGDLVEFLAAGQYPHWAVCVGDLQVVHLFRNEIKCDFLYDASQGKRGRIVNDLYKFRSLSPDVVVQNAMEQVGMEDRDICWKNSECFAAWCKFGKREFKTGGEIRIGKQPYKMKLQLSEKKSHVLDFQSLEDLILEKRRNDQIGRDAVIQELENHLNCTEDTENEYNRN from the coding sequence ATGGGGAATCAAGTGGAAAAACTTACTCATTTGAATTATAATGAATTACCCACGGCTGACCCTAATGGTTTCGACCCAGAGGACGAAGCTCCACGGATCGGCGTGTCTTATATTTTCTCCACCGATGACGACGAGCAAGAAGAGAACATTGATAAGACTGAAAAGGACCCAAACATAGATGACAACCATTACGACTGCCGTAACGAATTAGAATGTGCGGTATACTATCGAGACGAGTGCGTTTACGAGAGGAGTATCAGGCTCATCGAAATGGGAACGCTGTCGTGCGAGAACTTGCCACATAAATGCAAACCTGGCGACTTGGTTGAGTTCTTGGCTGCCGGTCAGTACCCCCACTGGGCAGTGTGTGTTGGGGACTTACAGGTGGTTCATTTGTTTAGAAATGAGATTAAATGCGACTTTCTTTACGACGCAAGTCAAGGTAAAAGAGGCAGGATTGTGAACGACCTGTATAAGTTTCGTTCGCTGAGTCCCGATGTTGTGGTGCAGAATGCCATGGAGCAAGTCGGGATGGAAGATCGAGACATTTGCTGGAAGAACTCCGAATGCTTTGCTGCCTGGTGCAAATTTGGCAAGCGCGAATTCAAAACTGGAGGTGAAATACGAATCGGCAAGCAGCCATATAAGATGAAACTACAACTGTCAGAAAAGAAAAGTCACGTTTTGGACTTTCAGAGTTTAGAGGATTTGATCTTGGAAAAAAGGAGAAATGACCAAATCGGAAGGGACGCTGTAATCCAGGAACTGGAGAATCATTTAAATTGCACAGAAGACACTGAAAATGAATACAATCGTAACTGA
- the LOC127452429 gene encoding kelch-like protein 38 isoform X1 — protein MLPTLSFIVFHSIDGLISDVLHYKDKELISTLPLQLNSLRKEKILTDVVLCSEGKEIPCHRNVLASSSPYFYAMFCSSFLESQKTKIDLQDVPCDTLMSIVEYVYTGSISITMELVLPLMQVSSMLQYGRLFETCSSFLQAQLSPDNCLSMIRLSEILHCTSLQEKAREVAVKSFSDVAVSEDFCELSLPELVSYLEDDRLCVGEEQVFETLLTWIHHDPFSRRGTIHDLFRRVRLRHIHPSYLFQFIASDPLVQSSFLCTEIIESVRRLLFSVGTHCPGDLEPLWAAPRRQNCKEALVIVGGRKNGERTSREALLYDEQTQCWQWLAKIPLRLYRPSYVCMHSILYVLGGLTMKAGGEFMPSNTVYTLSLKTNQWRMGEPMLMPRYAHQSSSYLHFIFVLGGLMADGQLSSEVERYDTMFNQWEAMAPMPTAVLHAAVAAHDQRIYVFGGEDAMQKPVRMIQVYHIGRNLWCKMENRTVKNVCVPAAVIDGKIYIVGGYTRRMVAYDVKTNRFEKCASMKARKMHHSATAINNKICVTGGRFINSNESVEDSDSFDCYDPKTDSWVSKGTLPFKLFDHGAVPLVYLSDKSLST, from the exons atgttaccAACATTATCTTTCATTGTTTTTCACAGCATAGATGGTCTTATATCAGACGTACTGCACTATAAAGACAAAGAGTTGATCTCCACCCTCCCCCTGCAACTGAACAGCTTGAGGAAGGAGAAAATCCTCACTGATGTAGTCCTTTGCTCTGAGGGCAAGGAGATCCCATGTCACCGGAATGTTCTGGCGTCCAGCAGCCCCTACTTCTATGCTATgttttgcagcagtttcctggagaGCCAGAAGACAAAGATAGACCTTCAAGATGTTCCTTGTGACACTCTCATGAGTATTGTGGAATATGTTTACACAGGGTCCATCAGCATCACCATGGAACTTGTTCTCCCCTTGATGCAAGTTTCTTCCATGCTTCAGTATGGAAGGCTTTTTGAGACCTGCTCAAGCTTCCTCCAGGCCCAGCTCAGTCCAGACAACTGCCTGAGCATGATTCGTCTCTCTGAAATCCTGCACTGTACTAGCTTGCAGGAAAAAGCAAGAGAGGTGGCAGTGAAGAGCTTCTCAGATGTAGCGGTCTCTGAGGACTTCTGTGAACTCTCGCTGCCTGAATTGGTGAGCTACTTGGAGGACGACAGGCTGTGTGTTGGGGAGGAGCAAGTATTTGAGACTCTTCTAACTTGGATCCACCACGATCCGTTCTCTAGACGTGGCACCATTCATGACTTGTTCCGTCGAGTGAGACTAAGACACATCCACCCTTCGTATCTTTTCCAGTTCATTGCCAGTGACCCCCTTGTCCAGTCCTCTTTTTTGTGCACAGAAATAATTGAATCTGTTCGCCGTCTTCTCTTTTCTGTCGGCACTCATTGCCCTGGTGACTTGGAACCTCTCTGGGCAGCACCTCGACGTCAGAACTGCAAGGAGGCACTTGTTATTGTTGGAGGTCGTAAGAATGGTGAGCGGACGTCTCGTGAGGCATTGCTCTATGATGAGCAGACACAGTGCTGGCAGTGGCTGGCAAAGATTCCTTTGCGGCTCTACCGGCCATCTTATGTGTGTATGCACAGCATCCTTTATGTGCTGGGGGGCTTAACTATGAAAGCAGGAGGGGAGTTCATGCCTAGCAACACTGTATACACactttctctcaaaacaaaccaATGGAGAATGGGAGAACCTATGCTAATGCCTCGATATGCCCATCAGAGCTCCTCCTACCTGCATTTCATCTTTGTACTGGGTGGATTGATGGCTGATGGACAGCTCTCCAGTGAGGTAGAGCGATATGACACCATGTTCAACCAATGGGAGGCTATGGCCCCAATGCCCACTGCAGTTTTGCACGCAGCTGTAGCAGCACATGACCAGAGAATATATGTGTTTGGAGGGGAAGACGCCATGCAGAAACCAGTTCGAATGATCCAG GTCTACCACATAGGAAGGAATCTGTGGTGTAAAATGGAGAATAGGACAGTGAAGAACGTCTGTGTGCCAGCTGCAGTCATTGACGGTAAAATCTACATTGTTGGAG gctATACAAGAAGAATGGTAGCCTATGACGTTAAAACCAACAGGTTCGAAAAATGTGCGAGTATGAAGGCAAGGAAGATGCATCATTCTGCTACTGCCATAAATAACAAGATCTGTGTTACGGGGGGGCGTTTCATTAATAGTAATGAGAGTGTGGAAGACTCAGACAGCTTTGACTGCTATGATCCAAAGACAGACTCATGGGTGTCAAAGGGAACTTTGCCATTCAAGTTATTTGACCATGGCGCAGTACCCCTGGTCTATCTCTCTGATAAGTCTCTGTCTACATGA
- the LOC127452429 gene encoding kelch-like protein 38 isoform X2, with amino-acid sequence MCFKSAETSIDGLISDVLHYKDKELISTLPLQLNSLRKEKILTDVVLCSEGKEIPCHRNVLASSSPYFYAMFCSSFLESQKTKIDLQDVPCDTLMSIVEYVYTGSISITMELVLPLMQVSSMLQYGRLFETCSSFLQAQLSPDNCLSMIRLSEILHCTSLQEKAREVAVKSFSDVAVSEDFCELSLPELVSYLEDDRLCVGEEQVFETLLTWIHHDPFSRRGTIHDLFRRVRLRHIHPSYLFQFIASDPLVQSSFLCTEIIESVRRLLFSVGTHCPGDLEPLWAAPRRQNCKEALVIVGGRKNGERTSREALLYDEQTQCWQWLAKIPLRLYRPSYVCMHSILYVLGGLTMKAGGEFMPSNTVYTLSLKTNQWRMGEPMLMPRYAHQSSSYLHFIFVLGGLMADGQLSSEVERYDTMFNQWEAMAPMPTAVLHAAVAAHDQRIYVFGGEDAMQKPVRMIQVYHIGRNLWCKMENRTVKNVCVPAAVIDGKIYIVGGYTRRMVAYDVKTNRFEKCASMKARKMHHSATAINNKICVTGGRFINSNESVEDSDSFDCYDPKTDSWVSKGTLPFKLFDHGAVPLVYLSDKSLST; translated from the exons ATGTGCTTCAAATCAGCCGAGACAAG CATAGATGGTCTTATATCAGACGTACTGCACTATAAAGACAAAGAGTTGATCTCCACCCTCCCCCTGCAACTGAACAGCTTGAGGAAGGAGAAAATCCTCACTGATGTAGTCCTTTGCTCTGAGGGCAAGGAGATCCCATGTCACCGGAATGTTCTGGCGTCCAGCAGCCCCTACTTCTATGCTATgttttgcagcagtttcctggagaGCCAGAAGACAAAGATAGACCTTCAAGATGTTCCTTGTGACACTCTCATGAGTATTGTGGAATATGTTTACACAGGGTCCATCAGCATCACCATGGAACTTGTTCTCCCCTTGATGCAAGTTTCTTCCATGCTTCAGTATGGAAGGCTTTTTGAGACCTGCTCAAGCTTCCTCCAGGCCCAGCTCAGTCCAGACAACTGCCTGAGCATGATTCGTCTCTCTGAAATCCTGCACTGTACTAGCTTGCAGGAAAAAGCAAGAGAGGTGGCAGTGAAGAGCTTCTCAGATGTAGCGGTCTCTGAGGACTTCTGTGAACTCTCGCTGCCTGAATTGGTGAGCTACTTGGAGGACGACAGGCTGTGTGTTGGGGAGGAGCAAGTATTTGAGACTCTTCTAACTTGGATCCACCACGATCCGTTCTCTAGACGTGGCACCATTCATGACTTGTTCCGTCGAGTGAGACTAAGACACATCCACCCTTCGTATCTTTTCCAGTTCATTGCCAGTGACCCCCTTGTCCAGTCCTCTTTTTTGTGCACAGAAATAATTGAATCTGTTCGCCGTCTTCTCTTTTCTGTCGGCACTCATTGCCCTGGTGACTTGGAACCTCTCTGGGCAGCACCTCGACGTCAGAACTGCAAGGAGGCACTTGTTATTGTTGGAGGTCGTAAGAATGGTGAGCGGACGTCTCGTGAGGCATTGCTCTATGATGAGCAGACACAGTGCTGGCAGTGGCTGGCAAAGATTCCTTTGCGGCTCTACCGGCCATCTTATGTGTGTATGCACAGCATCCTTTATGTGCTGGGGGGCTTAACTATGAAAGCAGGAGGGGAGTTCATGCCTAGCAACACTGTATACACactttctctcaaaacaaaccaATGGAGAATGGGAGAACCTATGCTAATGCCTCGATATGCCCATCAGAGCTCCTCCTACCTGCATTTCATCTTTGTACTGGGTGGATTGATGGCTGATGGACAGCTCTCCAGTGAGGTAGAGCGATATGACACCATGTTCAACCAATGGGAGGCTATGGCCCCAATGCCCACTGCAGTTTTGCACGCAGCTGTAGCAGCACATGACCAGAGAATATATGTGTTTGGAGGGGAAGACGCCATGCAGAAACCAGTTCGAATGATCCAG GTCTACCACATAGGAAGGAATCTGTGGTGTAAAATGGAGAATAGGACAGTGAAGAACGTCTGTGTGCCAGCTGCAGTCATTGACGGTAAAATCTACATTGTTGGAG gctATACAAGAAGAATGGTAGCCTATGACGTTAAAACCAACAGGTTCGAAAAATGTGCGAGTATGAAGGCAAGGAAGATGCATCATTCTGCTACTGCCATAAATAACAAGATCTGTGTTACGGGGGGGCGTTTCATTAATAGTAATGAGAGTGTGGAAGACTCAGACAGCTTTGACTGCTATGATCCAAAGACAGACTCATGGGTGTCAAAGGGAACTTTGCCATTCAAGTTATTTGACCATGGCGCAGTACCCCTGGTCTATCTCTCTGATAAGTCTCTGTCTACATGA